The Cytobacillus oceanisediminis genomic interval CATCCCTGAGACCATGAGCGTAGAAGCAAAGAACAGAACGATATCCCAATTAATCGATTTTCTTGCCCGCTCCCATTCCCAGACTCCGATTCCCGGGAATATGGTCAGACAAGCGCCCAATAGACCAATGAGGGGAATTGAGTATCCATGTATGCTTTGCGTGATCCAAAGAGCAAGTGTAACGCCCATAATCGCAAGCATCTTCTTTTCTCTTGCACTTATTTTTCCCAGTTCACTGATTTTGGCTTCAAGCAGACACAGCAAATGTTCTTTGTTAATTTTCTCCGGCGGAAACATGATGATGAATGCCAGACCGAGCAGCACCGCAAAAATAGCGATTGGCACTCCAAAAATAAGAGTCCATTGGAGATAATCAATATGATGGCCGATATCGGACAAAAGACTGTAGGCATAGATCGTTGAACTTGCTCCTGTAGCAACAAAAGCACCTGTAATCGGAATCAGATAGGTGATGCCGATGAACAAGGATTTCGCCAGATTGCTTGATTCGTCCATTGACTTTAAGCTTCTGATCAGACTATCAAATACGGAGGAAATAAGGCTTGCTTTGCCGACATTGGACGGTACAAGGACCGATAAAATAAATCCAAGGAAAAACGAGATGAAGACAAGCACCTTGCCCGCACCGCGTGACCATTTCAAAATCATTAAGGAAAGCCTGTCGGCTAAGCCAGTATCGATAAAGGCTCTTGAGATGATAAATGTAGAAACCAGCAGCCAGACAACATCAGAACTAATATATGCCAGCACCTCTTCATAAGTAAAAAAATGAAAGGAAAACATCAGCATAACTAATAATGAGCTGTAGGCCAGGGGAAATACGTTTCCGACCCATAATAGCTGGATGATCACAAGCGCGATGAGCGACTGTACTTTTATATCCCATTGCATCGGGAGGATAAAAAAGAAAAGATACAGCGCGATTGCTATAATCATTAGAATTTTCTTTTTCATAATGTTTCTCCTTCGAGGTAAACAGGAAAGTCCACCATTATTCTGGTGGACTTTCCTGGATCCATATTAAGCAGAGATAGCTTCTTTATCATCATTTCTGCTTTTCTTCTTGAACTTATTGATCACAATTGGATAGAACAAAGAAAGTACAGTCAGCACGATCAGTGTGATCGATATTCCAGAAGAGAAGAAAATACTTAAGCTGCCGTTTGATGAAGTCAGGGCCATCCGGAAATTCTGCTCCATATCCCCGCCCACAATAATTGCCAGCACCAGCGGGGCAATTGGGAAGTCCATTATTTTCATGAAAAGCCCAATTACGCCAAAAAGAAGCAGAAGGAAATAATCAACGGTGCTATAGCTGAGTGTGTATGTGCCAATAAACGCCAGCATGATGATAAGCGGATACAGGACCTTAGCTGGTGTATCCAGGATTTTCACCAATAAGCCGACAAGGAGAATATTGATGATGACTAGTGCGATATTCCCAATAAACATGCTGTTGATCAGGGCCCATACCATTCCAGGATCATTTTCAAAAAGCAATGGGCCTGGCCTCACTCCCAGCATGATGAGAGCACCCAGCATAACCGCTGTCGTGCCTGAACCCGGAATCCCCATGGTCAAAAGCGGAATCATTGCCCCAACAGAAGCAGCGTTATTGGATGATTCCGGTGCTGCAAGTCCCTCAACAGCACCTTCACCGAACTCCTCAGGCTTTTTTGATAGCTGCTTCTCGGACGAATAACTCATCATGGAAGCAATCGAACCTCCCGCCCCAGGCAGGACACCAACGATAAATCCTAAGGGAGCACTGCGAAGTATCGGCCATTTCGACCTTTTCCATTGTTCCTTGGTAAACCATATCCTGCCAACCTTCTTCTTTTCTTTTTTTACTTTATCAATCGTTAAAAAGTTATAAAAAACTTCTCCTACTGCATAAACACCGATAATAACAATGAGGAATTCAATGCCTTCACTTAAATGGGGAATATCCATTGTAAAACGGTGCACACCCGTCTGGGGGTCAATTCCAATGGTACTGATCAGAAGACCCAGCGCCATGGCGATGAAGCCTTTCACCATTTTACCGATTGAAAGTGATACAATCGCCGATAATGTTAAAAGCATTAATAGGAAATATTCTGATGGGCCAAATTTTAAAGCGAAGTTTGCCAGCGGCTTTGCCAAAAAGATAAAACCAAAGACCGCCAATACACCGCCGATGAAGGATGCCACTGCGGAAATGGCCATTGCCTCTCCTGCCTGTCCCTTTTGAGCCATCGGATATCCGTCAAAGGTGGCAGCGATTGCAGATCCATCTCCCGGTGTATTGAGGAGAATCGAACTTCTTGAGCCGCCATACATGGCACCATAATAGATGGCAGCCATTAAAATAATCGCGCTTGTCGGATCCATCCCAAAGGTAATCGGGATTAATACTGCAACAGCTGTTGCTGGCCCCAAGCCTGGGAGCATGCCGACAATCGTGCCTAAAAACCCGCCAATTACAACCCAAAAGATATTCATTGGCTG includes:
- a CDS encoding SLC13 family permease — protein: MKKKILMIIAIALYLFFFILPMQWDIKVQSLIALVIIQLLWVGNVFPLAYSSLLVMLMFSFHFFTYEEVLAYISSDVVWLLVSTFIISRAFIDTGLADRLSLMILKWSRGAGKVLVFISFFLGFILSVLVPSNVGKASLISSVFDSLIRSLKSMDESSNLAKSLFIGITYLIPITGAFVATGASSTIYAYSLLSDIGHHIDYLQWTLIFGVPIAIFAVLLGLAFIIMFPPEKINKEHLLCLLEAKISELGKISAREKKMLAIMGVTLALWITQSIHGYSIPLIGLLGACLTIFPGIGVWEWERARKSINWDIVLFFASTLMVSGMLLSTGTIDLLVKYLTQILALKTPFMTVLILILLTSLMRIMFVNVLGFLAIMLPLVISLGDVLSGFPTLSLVKAVLLAGIPGFFFITQSPVHLISYSYSHFSERDLLKAGAV
- a CDS encoding tripartite tricarboxylate transporter permease — encoded protein: MDAFLQGFQIVLQPMNIFWVVIGGFLGTIVGMLPGLGPATAVAVLIPITFGMDPTSAIILMAAIYYGAMYGGSRSSILLNTPGDGSAIAATFDGYPMAQKGQAGEAMAISAVASFIGGVLAVFGFIFLAKPLANFALKFGPSEYFLLMLLTLSAIVSLSIGKMVKGFIAMALGLLISTIGIDPQTGVHRFTMDIPHLSEGIEFLIVIIGVYAVGEVFYNFLTIDKVKKEKKKVGRIWFTKEQWKRSKWPILRSAPLGFIVGVLPGAGGSIASMMSYSSEKQLSKKPEEFGEGAVEGLAAPESSNNAASVGAMIPLLTMGIPGSGTTAVMLGALIMLGVRPGPLLFENDPGMVWALINSMFIGNIALVIINILLVGLLVKILDTPAKVLYPLIIMLAFIGTYTLSYSTVDYFLLLLFGVIGLFMKIMDFPIAPLVLAIIVGGDMEQNFRMALTSSNGSLSIFFSSGISITLIVLTVLSLFYPIVINKFKKKSRNDDKEAISA